The sequence below is a genomic window from Paenibacillus silvisoli.
CAAAAATCCGCTTCAGCTCCGCAGCCGTTGCCGTATCGTACAAAATCGCATTCACTTCAAAATTCAGCTTAAAGCTCCGAATATCGACGTTCGCCGTGCCGACAGAGGCGACATGCCCGTCAACCACGATCGTTTTCGCATGCAGAAAACCTTTCTCGTACAGGTAGCACCTCATCCCCTCGCTGAGCAAATCGCCCAAGTAGGAGTACGACGCCAAGTAGACCATTTTGTGATCCGGCCGGCTTGGAATCATCATGCGCACGTCGATTCCGGAGAGCACGGCCATTTTCAGCGCGGTAAGCAGGCTCTCGTCCGGGATAAAATAAGGCGTTTGGATATAGATCGTTTCCTTCGCCGAATTGATCATTTTGATATACGCGTTCTTAATCTGCTCCAGCGTCTGATCCGGGCCGCTGGATACGATTTGAATGCCTGCGTTCCCCATGCCCGCGCTCGGCGGAAAAAGCCCCAGCACATCGCGCGTAATCGGCTTGGCTGCCGCCATGTTCCAGTCGAACATGAAGTGCGCCTGCATTTGGAGCACCGCATGGCCGGTAATGCGCAGGTGCGAGTCGCGCCAGCTGCCGAAACGTTTGTCCGCTCCCAGGTACTCGTCCCCGACGTTGAAGCCGCCGATGTAGCCGATTTGCCCGTCAAGGATGACGAGCTTCCGGTGATTGCGGTAATTGACGCGAATGTTGAGGTAAGGGATTTTCGACGGGAAGAAGTAGGCGACTTCTCCCCCGGCCTCCCGCAGCCGGTCGAAAAAATGCCGCGGCAGCGCCGAGCACCCGATGTCGTCCACCAGGAATCGCACCTTGACGCCTTGTCTCGCTTTTTCGGAGAGCGCATCGACCAGCCGATTGCCGAGGGCGTCATTTTGCACGATGTAGTACATGAGGTGGATGTGGTTGCTCGCCCGCTCGACATCCGCGAACAGCGCGCCGAATTTGGCATTGCCGTCGGTGTAAATCTCCACCTTGTTGTTTTGCGTGTACAGCGCGAAGCCGCTGGTCAGATTCATGTAGATCAGATCCGCGTAATTGGCCGCCGCAGGATCATTAAACACAATCTGGTTGTCGCGAAACTCCTGCCGCTGCCGCTCGATTAAAGCGGTTATCGTTTCTTTTGTCCGTTTATTCAGCTTGTAAATTTTCTTCTTGCTCAGGTTCTGGCCGAGGATCAAATAGACCACGAACCCGACCGCGGGCAGAAAGAGCAGCACCATCAGCCACGCCCACGTGACGCCGACATTTCG
It includes:
- the cls gene encoding cardiolipin synthase gives rise to the protein MLLYNNLFTFLMVVNIPLAIAVIFMERRNVGVTWAWLMVLLFLPAVGFVVYLILGQNLSKKKIYKLNKRTKETITALIERQRQEFRDNQIVFNDPAAANYADLIYMNLTSGFALYTQNNKVEIYTDGNAKFGALFADVERASNHIHLMYYIVQNDALGNRLVDALSEKARQGVKVRFLVDDIGCSALPRHFFDRLREAGGEVAYFFPSKIPYLNIRVNYRNHRKLVILDGQIGYIGGFNVGDEYLGADKRFGSWRDSHLRITGHAVLQMQAHFMFDWNMAAAKPITRDVLGLFPPSAGMGNAGIQIVSSGPDQTLEQIKNAYIKMINSAKETIYIQTPYFIPDESLLTALKMAVLSGIDVRMMIPSRPDHKMVYLASYSYLGDLLSEGMRCYLYEKGFLHAKTIVVDGHVASVGTANVDIRSFKLNFEVNAILYDTATAAELKRIFEADMADSTELTYDVYKKRSTFQRFKESCVRLLSPIL